In Trichoderma asperellum chromosome 1, complete sequence, a single window of DNA contains:
- a CDS encoding uncharacterized protein (BUSCO:EOG092D34V3) — MAPRGKNQPAREARNPLGTKSSSRGGIQKRRGPTKTDNDGDLDMDAPSKRLNRGSTNEPSGRGRPSGRGPSRGAAKVAQIVMKQLGSGNSSDLSARISRPTRSRGGFIEGLTWLRIHGLKQSKAASNPDGGLSDLLSFMERKASSLSTGRRRHTIRKSHRAGDYVFIGANKEDADEFLKINALTFAGTKLEVVESNEDFAPPKKATESPETAELRSKLQAILSQRYIGDNKLLKLDALASDAELVTLGMFETRERALKTFKGLMAICDGLFKTPQEKKDAIESISLANNSIDDVIQVESVASSFPQLKNLDMSGNQISNMEGLKRWKGKFKELETLYTTGNPIEGADANFQATLLEWFPKLRIINGIELRTAQQIAEQEAARQPKPIPQSGPDFRDVNGIGEQFLLDFFAAYDSNREALTSRLYDAGSQFSLAVDAVSVRDPNAPPPLPWAAYIKSSRNLQKITTLHARSQRLFKGANAIYNLWRDLPMTKHPNMKDELSKYIMDCHPLPGLADPTGQSQLGVDGLIIAVHGEFEEYDQKSGLTGKRSFSRTFVLAPGLSGSAQIRVVSDMLSLRAYSPLPNVFVAPSSAPADTANHHQAMIAELSKQTGMVPQYSEMCLSQVEWDFGKALVIFNEKKSQLPPEAFASAT; from the exons ACAGAGGTTCTACAAATGAGCCAAGTGGTAGAGGACGGCCTTCAGGAAGAGGCCCGTCGCGAGGAGCTGCAAAGGTAGCTCAAATCGTAATGAAGCAACTAGGTAGCGGCAACTCCTCGGACCTATCAGCTCGGATCTCACGGCCAACTAGATCACGAGGAGGTTTTATTGAAGGGCTTACCTGGTTGAGGATCCACGGTCTCAAACAAAGCAAGGCTGCGTCCAACCCAGACGGGGGTCTCTCTGACCTGCTTAGCTTCATGGAGAGGAAAGCCTCTTCCCTTTCAACCGGACGAAGACGACACACGATTAGAAAA TCACATAGAGCTGGAGACTACGTTTTCATTGGAGCAAACAAGGAGGATGCGGATGAATTTCTCAAGATCAACGCTCTTACATTTGCTGGTACTAAGCTGGAGGTAGTAGAGTCTAACGAGGATTTTGCGCCTCCCAAAAAGGCGACGGAATCGCCAGAGACTGCAGAGTTGCGCTCAAAGCTGCAAGCTATCCTCAGCCAGCGCTACATTGGTGACAACAAACTACTCAAGCTCGATGCTCTTGCATCTGATGCGGAGCTAGTAACCCTGGGCATGTTTGAAACTCGAGAACGGGCCCTAAAGACTTTCAAAGGCCTCATGGCTATCTGCGATGGTCTTTTCAAGACACcgcaggaaaagaaggacgcTATTGAAAGCATCAGTCTTGCTAATAACAGCATTGACGATGTTATTCAAGTGGAGTCTGTGGCATCATCCTTTCCACAGCTAAAGAACCTTGACATGAGTGGCAATCAAATTAGCAATATGGAGGGACTCAAGCGATGGAAGGGGAAATTCAAAGAGCTCGAGACCTTATATACAACGGGGAACCCGATCGAGGGTGCGGACGCCAACTTCCAAGCGACTTTGCTGGAATGGTTTCCCAAATTACGAATTATTAATGGGATTGAACTTCGTACTGCACAGCAGATTGCCGAGCAGGAGGCCGCCCGTCAGCCAAAACCGATCCCACAGAGCGGACCTGATTTCCGGGATGTCAACGGCATTGGCGAGCAATTCCTACTCGATTTTTTTGCAGCCTATGACAGCAATCGCGAGGCACTTACATCCAGACTATACGACGCCGGCAGCCAATTTTCCCTGGCCGTTGACGCCGTCTCTGTCAGGGACCCGAACGCACCACCTCCTTTACCTTGGGCAGCCTACATCAAATCATCTCGCAACCTCCAGAAAATCACGACTTTACATGCCCGATCACAACGACTATTCAAAGGCGCAAACGCTATTTACAACTTATGGAGAGACCTTCCCATGACTAAGCATCCCAATATGAAGGATGAGCTAAGTAAATACATTATGGACTGTCACCCACTGCCAGGCTTGGCGGACCCCACGGGCCAAAGCCAGTTGGGTGTGGACGGCCTGATCATTGCCGTTCATGGCGAATTCGAGGAATACGACCAAAAATCAGGACTTACTGGCAAGCGAAGCTTCTCTCGTACCTTTGTGCTGGCGCCGGGCCTATCCGGGTCCGCTCAGATTCGGGTCGTCAGCGACATGCTCTCCTTAAGAGCATACAGCCCCCTTCCGAACGTATTCGTAGCACCATCATCGGCCCCTGCGGATACAGCAAATCACCATCAAGCAATGATCGCCGAGCTGTCAAAGCAGACAGGCATGGTGCCGCAATACTCGGAGATGTGTCTGTCACAGGTCGAATGGGACTTTGGCAAAGCTTTGGTCATCTTCAACGAGAAGAAG TCACAACTACCACCAGAAGCATTTGCCTCAGCCACCTAG
- a CDS encoding uncharacterized protein (BUSCO:EOG092D34V3), translating to MATGRQTSLGRFFASNFISPQRSRLNIFSLLLAANPPQSHRAGDYVFIGANKEDADEFLKINALTFAGTKLEVVESNEDFAPPKKATESPETAELRSKLQAILSQRYIGDNKLLKLDALASDAELVTLGMFETRERALKTFKGLMAICDGLFKTPQEKKDAIESISLANNSIDDVIQVESVASSFPQLKNLDMSGNQISNMEGLKRWKGKFKELETLYTTGNPIEGADANFQATLLEWFPKLRIINGIELRTAQQIAEQEAARQPKPIPQSGPDFRDVNGIGEQFLLDFFAAYDSNREALTSRLYDAGSQFSLAVDAVSVRDPNAPPPLPWAAYIKSSRNLQKITTLHARSQRLFKGANAIYNLWRDLPMTKHPNMKDELSKYIMDCHPLPGLADPTGQSQLGVDGLIIAVHGEFEEYDQKSGLTGKRSFSRTFVLAPGLSGSAQIRVVSDMLSLRAYSPLPNVFVAPSSAPADTANHHQAMIAELSKQTGMVPQYSEMCLSQVEWDFGKALVIFNEKKSQLPPEAFASAT from the exons ATGGCGACTGGAAGACAAACATCTCTGGGGAGATTCTTCGCGTCAAATTTTATTTCGCCCCAGCGCTCAAGGTTGAatatcttctctcttttattagCTGCTAACCCGCCACAGTCACATAGAGCTGGAGACTACGTTTTCATTGGAGCAAACAAGGAGGATGCGGATGAATTTCTCAAGATCAACGCTCTTACATTTGCTGGTACTAAGCTGGAGGTAGTAGAGTCTAACGAGGATTTTGCGCCTCCCAAAAAGGCGACGGAATCGCCAGAGACTGCAGAGTTGCGCTCAAAGCTGCAAGCTATCCTCAGCCAGCGCTACATTGGTGACAACAAACTACTCAAGCTCGATGCTCTTGCATCTGATGCGGAGCTAGTAACCCTGGGCATGTTTGAAACTCGAGAACGGGCCCTAAAGACTTTCAAAGGCCTCATGGCTATCTGCGATGGTCTTTTCAAGACACcgcaggaaaagaaggacgcTATTGAAAGCATCAGTCTTGCTAATAACAGCATTGACGATGTTATTCAAGTGGAGTCTGTGGCATCATCCTTTCCACAGCTAAAGAACCTTGACATGAGTGGCAATCAAATTAGCAATATGGAGGGACTCAAGCGATGGAAGGGGAAATTCAAAGAGCTCGAGACCTTATATACAACGGGGAACCCGATCGAGGGTGCGGACGCCAACTTCCAAGCGACTTTGCTGGAATGGTTTCCCAAATTACGAATTATTAATGGGATTGAACTTCGTACTGCACAGCAGATTGCCGAGCAGGAGGCCGCCCGTCAGCCAAAACCGATCCCACAGAGCGGACCTGATTTCCGGGATGTCAACGGCATTGGCGAGCAATTCCTACTCGATTTTTTTGCAGCCTATGACAGCAATCGCGAGGCACTTACATCCAGACTATACGACGCCGGCAGCCAATTTTCCCTGGCCGTTGACGCCGTCTCTGTCAGGGACCCGAACGCACCACCTCCTTTACCTTGGGCAGCCTACATCAAATCATCTCGCAACCTCCAGAAAATCACGACTTTACATGCCCGATCACAACGACTATTCAAAGGCGCAAACGCTATTTACAACTTATGGAGAGACCTTCCCATGACTAAGCATCCCAATATGAAGGATGAGCTAAGTAAATACATTATGGACTGTCACCCACTGCCAGGCTTGGCGGACCCCACGGGCCAAAGCCAGTTGGGTGTGGACGGCCTGATCATTGCCGTTCATGGCGAATTCGAGGAATACGACCAAAAATCAGGACTTACTGGCAAGCGAAGCTTCTCTCGTACCTTTGTGCTGGCGCCGGGCCTATCCGGGTCCGCTCAGATTCGGGTCGTCAGCGACATGCTCTCCTTAAGAGCATACAGCCCCCTTCCGAACGTATTCGTAGCACCATCATCGGCCCCTGCGGATACAGCAAATCACCATCAAGCAATGATCGCCGAGCTGTCAAAGCAGACAGGCATGGTGCCGCAATACTCGGAGATGTGTCTGTCACAGGTCGAATGGGACTTTGGCAAAGCTTTGGTCATCTTCAACGAGAAGAAG TCACAACTACCACCAGAAGCATTTGCCTCAGCCACCTAG
- a CDS encoding uncharacterized protein (EggNog:ENOG41~TransMembrane:1 (o410-433i)): MSLPKPPSSLDNSCSVIYDNTLYSYSPQGFLSLSLESGAEWKKLPSGVAVTGGVCVETNPTDAANAALFIVGGTAAGDYNGLQKYTFSTGNWTTITPSVPVTQNRLHHGATYIQADNAILVYAGSQDGSAGPSSQTFTIDASEPYGARSFPASAVPAVSPFVTSWTNGDAAMMSGDGNDGNIYWFNPQAGWRYSGAGLSQPLNKASGSVNAVLISGDDGSKSLYTFDLSQSPNAVTRTIVQDAAGKPIPNSAPVPAGSTEKRALTLGNWPDYNSTLAPTTTRTNFAMAQAPDGTVVFSGGNDQVPLAIFNADKNGWVDAKALLDDQQISIQDIPSSSATTASKTKTTSSARHTSTTHATSTATTDSPSTTGSFTGTATGTADPSISDLSVPAIPTGSGSASSDSGPSSNAILGITLGTIGGFLALLGLILLLLRCRRRQQLHPETGKPKTPPINEKGNATFAQSTFAKGTLPPQVAKQFKGHQHTASSESTSSMAILMGRVGQHKPRKLSNDFKSQISKPILQPQQAPILSISDEKGDTFEHSATELRPQDGLAGADDGTRRSSGWNKYWSGGSALNILGYGASQPPSQTPAQAPAQRVTVVSDRSSHYSQAPTTLNARATQDSATVPPLNFEAPPGMNRVNTGSPVVSSYPDIPWKEGMSGKIERPVSAVSALSATSSGYSSGIPESVQESWDPTHAGKSWGANRAPSSAYAPSIVSSAQPQGLGLSKQPQLATASTSNDMSWLNLGENSRV; this comes from the coding sequence ATGTCCTTACCGAAGCCCCCTTCGTCTTTGGACAACTCGTGCTCTGTCATTTATGACAACACGCTTTATTCTTACTCACCTCAGGGATTCCTGTCCCTGTCTTTGGAAAGTGGTGCAgaatggaagaagctgccttCGGGAGTGGCAGTGACTGGGGGAGTTTGCGTCGAAACCAACCCCACTGATGCTGCTAATGCTGCCCTATTCATTGTTGGAGGAACCGCTGCAGGCGATTACAATGGACTCCAAAAGTACACCTTTTCGACAGGCAATTGGACAACCATCACTCCTTCGGTTCCGGTCACGCAGAATCGTTTACACCATGGCGCCACCTATATTCAGGCCGACAATGCCATCTTGGTTTACGCCGGTAGCCAAGACGGCAGCGCTGGTCCCTCCTCACAAACATTCACCATCGATGCTTCTGAGCCATACGGAGCTCGCTCGTTTCCAGCTAGCGCCGTGCCGGCTGTTTCTCCCTTCGTTACGAGCTGGACCAACGGTGATGCTGCCATGATGAGCGGCGACGGCAATGATGGCAACATCTACTGGTTCAATCCTCAAGCCGGCTGGAGATATTCTGGTGCTGGCTTGTCACAGCCACTCAACAAAGCCTCGGGCTCGGTAAATGCTGTGCTGATTTCTGGAGATGATGGGTCGAAAAGTCTCTATACTTTTGACTTGTCGCAGTCTCCCAACGCCGTCACCCGTACCATCGTACAAGATGCCGCCGGCAAACCCATCCCCAACTCAGCTCCTGTTCCTGCAGGGAGCACCGAGAAGCGCGCGTTGACTCTGGGCAACTGGCCAGACTACAACTCGACATTGGCTCCTACTACCACTCGAACAAACTTCGCCATGGCCCAGGCACCCGACGGCACTGTAGTCTTTTCTGGTGGAAACGACCAGGTTCCACTTGCTATTTTCAATGCCGACAAGAATGGCTGGGTCGATGCGAAGGCCCTGCTGGATGATCAGCAGATATCCATCCAAGATATcccttcatcatcagcaacTACGGCGTCGAAGACCAAGACCACCTCTAGCGCGCGGCACACGTCGACAACACACGCCACCTCAACTGCAACTACGGATTCTCCTTCGACAACTGGCTCGTTTACCGGCACTGCAACGGGCACTGCAGACCCTAGTATATCCGACCTGTCTGTCCCTGCCATCCCAACTGGCAGCGGTAGTGCAAGCTCCGACTCTGGTCCTAGCTCCAACGCAATTCTTGGCATTACTCTCGGCACCATTGGTGGATTTCTTGCGCTCCTTGGCCTTATTCTGCTCCTTCTCCGCTGCCGCAGAAGACAGCAGCTTCATCCGGAAACAGGAAAGCCCAAGACCCCCCCAATTAACGAGAAAGGCAATGCTACCTTTGCGCAGAGTACGTTTGCGAAAGGTACTCTCCCTCCACAAGTGGCAAAACAGTTCAAAGGTCATCAGCACACGGCATCTTCAGAGTCAACCTCTTCAATGGCGATCTTGATGGGCCGTGTGGGCCAGCACAAGCCAAGAAAGCTCAGCAACGACTTCAAGAGCCAAATTAGCAAGCCAATTCTTCAACCACAGCAGGCCCCCATTCTTTCGATCTCTGACGAGAAGGGCGATACTTTCGAACATTCAGCCACTGAGCTTCGACCCCAAGACGGACTAGCAGGAGCAGATGATGGCACCCGAAGAAGCTCGGGCTGGAATAAATACTGGTCAGGAGGAAGTGCGCTGAATATTCTCGGATATGGAGCGTCACAGCCACCTTCACAAACACCCGCACAAGCACCTGCACAGAGAGTCACGGTCGTATCGGATCGAAGCTCTCACTACTCACAGGCACCTACCACTCTTAATGCCAGAGCAACACAGGATTCAGCCACTGTCCCTCCTCTCAACTTTGAAGCCCCCCCTGGGATGAACAGAGTCAACACGGGAAGCCCTGTGGTTTCATCCTACCCGGATATCCCCTGGAAAGAGGGCATGTCGGGTAAGATTGAGCGACCTGTCTCAGCAGTCTCGGCACTGTCAGCAACGTCGTCTGGCTATTCAAGCGGAATCCCTGAGAGCGTACAAGAGTCGTGGGATCCCACGCATGCTGGAAAGTCTTGGGGTGCCAACCGTGCTCCCAGCAGTGCATATGCTCCCAGCATAGTATCCAGCGCTCAGCCCCAAGGACTGGGCTTGAGCAAACAACCTCAGCTTGCCACGGCGTCAACATCAAATGACATGAGCTGGCTTAACCTTGGTGAGAATTCACGGGTGTGA
- a CDS encoding uncharacterized protein (EggNog:ENOG41) has product MMSSAAWNPQDQAMAVASEDDFQQFLDISGMANMGDGMQFDFQGFQDDGSHSIMAQPRQTTDAIMGDTDPSAMIARSDGLLQNHTPAMAPLSSHMMATSASHEAISNIDAQIQYLQQQKFQQQQRQLQEQHATFFANQGHSVPPTPQSLEMTPGSGQFYSQAEQIPSRSAYDRSYHQRLAEQDMAFTPLVSPAVTPLDPHFNMDNAFTVPGAYFSPLTSPALHAQNDSSSNYDHTTHSNNSPIEMDLEPLVVPAVNLDLSKKTRKTQATKAKSKPGVKSSPISKPMRRKTGPSPAMVSQVLSEVEERNLQNEHGLLPLPAASTDGSDENASVSPENLSEMPPPPIPNRRSMSKSPYIRPQTNMQPSHATALLDEQHLPHPATPASLMKLPASKTKKLAASHQNQEPQLSDNIESLELPESISNPSLAGSLANVRIASQTPRPEPSTASKGVTFQSMPSPIVRATGTSSATQSPILLPGPASTSQRKTPQLSTRNSRKRSTGSIHASPALLPKISPNIKPLLPGAPGMSAEDQASRLLMSKSNYQNILEGNQVPGVSYPSELSTNLTSKRTSHKIAEQGRRNRINSALQIMASLLPDGKNKIASGDDSDKKDGKQSHASNSKASVVENAIVHMKSLEKENGDLKQELQALKEQLEKLKGSNGGSADKTLPMINEEHPAGGGPDAQGDMKMTVNEATDEPEENS; this is encoded by the exons ATGATGAGCTCTGCAGCGTGGAATCCGCAGGACCAGGCAATGGCCGTGGCATCAGAGGACGACTTTCAGCAGTTTCTCGACATTAGCGGCATGGCCAACATGGGCGACGGAATGCAGTTTGATTTCCAGGGATTCCAGGATGACGGCTCCCACTCCATCATGGCGCAGCCTCGCCAGACCACCGACGCCATCATGGGCGACACTGATCCCTCCGCCATGATCGCTAGAAGTGACGGACTGCTGCAGAACCACACGCCGGCCATGGCACCGCTGTCCTCCCACATGATGGCGACGTCAGCGTCACACGAGGCTATTTCCAACATCGACGCCCAGATCCAGTATCTCCAGCAACAGAaattccagcagcagcagcgacagctgCAGGAGCAGCATGCTACTTTCTTCGCCAACCAGGGCCATTCCGTACCCCCGACGCCACAGAGCCTGGAGATGACGCCTGGCAGCGGGCAGTTTTATTCCCAGGCTGAGCAAATACCATCAAGAAGTGCTTATGATAGGAGTTACCATCAACGGTTGGCTGAACAGGAT ATGGCATTTACTCCCCTCGTTTCGCCTGCTGTCACTCCTCTTGATCCCCATTTCAACATGGATAATGCCTTTACTGTGCCGGGAGCGTACTTCAGTCCGCTCACTTCGCCAGCACTCCATGCTCAGAATGATTCATCATCAAATTACGATCACACCACTCACTCAAACAACTCACCGATAGAGATGGATCTCGAGCCCCTAGTAGTCCCTGCCGTCAACTTGGATCTCtcaaaaaagacaagaaagacaCAAGCTACCAAGGCGAAGAGCAAGCCTGGCGTCAAGAGCTCGCCCATTTCTAAACCAATGAGACGAAAGACTGGTCCTAGCCCGGCTATGGTATCCCAGGTGCTGAGCGAAGTTGAAGAGAGGAATCTGCAGAATGAGCACGGACTGCTCCCATTACCCGCTGCTTCTACTGATGGGTCAGATGAGAATGCATCTGTTTCGCCTGAGAACCTTTCAGAGATGCCTCCTCCCCCGATTCCCAACAGGCGCTCAATGAGCAAATCGCCTTACATCAGACCGCAAACGAATATGCAACCAAGCCACGCGACTGCTCTACTCGATGAACAGCACCTCCCTCACCCTGCCACGCCGGCTTCGCTGATGAAGCTGCCTGCTTCCAAGACAAAAAAACTCGCAGCAAGCCATCAAAATCAAGAGCCTCAACTATCCGACAATATCGAATCACTTGAACTTCCCGAATCAATATCGAACCCGTCTCTTGCTGGTAGTCTCGCTAACGTCCGAATTGCTTCCCAAACTCCTCGACCCGAGCCGAGTACGGCGTCCAAGGGTGTCACGTTTCAGTCTATGCCTTCACCGATTGTAAGAGCAACAGGAACTTCGTCAGCAACCCAGAGCCCTATTTTACTGCCTGGGCCAGCCAGCACTAGCCAGCGAAAGACACCGCAGCTATCCACCCGGAACAGCCGTAAGCGGTCTACGGGATCGATTCACGCCTCTCCGGCTTTACTGCCCAAGATATCCCCCAATATCAAACCCCTACTTCCCGGGGCTCCTGGAATGTCTGCCGAGGACCAAGCATCGCGACTGTTGATGTCAAAATCGAACTATCAAAATATTCTAGAAGGCAACCAAGTTCCCGGCGTATCTTACCCCAGCGAGTTGTCGACAAATCTCACATCAAAGCGGACATCACATAAAATTGCGGAACAAGGTCGTCGTAACCGAATCAACTCTGCTTTGCAGATCATGGCGAGCCTTCTCCCGGATGGCAAAAACAAGATAGCATCGGGTGATGATAGCGATAAAAAAGACGGAAAGCAATCTCATGCGTCAAACAGTAAAGCCAGCGTTGTGGAGAATGCCATTGTTCATATGAAGAGCcttgagaaggagaatggGGATCTGAAGCAAGAGCTACAAGCCTTGAAAGAGCAACTTGAGAAGCTAAAAGGATCAAACGGCGGCAGTGCCGACAAGACGCTGCCAATGATCAACGAGGAGCATCCTGCCGGCGGCGGCCCGGATGCCCAAGGAGATATGAAAATGACTGTGAACGAGGCAACAGACGAGCCCGAAGAAAACAGCTGA